The following coding sequences lie in one Capsicum annuum cultivar UCD-10X-F1 chromosome 5, UCD10Xv1.1, whole genome shotgun sequence genomic window:
- the LOC107871327 gene encoding probable sulfate transporter 4.2 — protein sequence MSKMDRTYASPSFQNLTAITTNSSDHFGSSSSPSPTSISTGGSRSVKIIPLEHPSTSAPGSGSGSGSGSVVAKWKARMKRMTWKEWIELFFPCYRWMSTYKVREYLQPDLMAGITVGVMLVPQSMSYAKLAGLQPIYGLYSGFIPIFVYTIFGSSRQLAIGPVALTSLLVSNVLSSIVEPSDKLYTELAILLALMVGILECTMALLRLGWLIRFISHSVISGFTTASAFVIALSEAKYFLGYEIERSSKIIPLVKSIISGAHKFSWPPFVMGSLMLAILLTMKHLGKTRKYLRFMRAAGPLTAVVLGTAFVKIYHPPSISLVGDIPQGLPKFSVPKQFGHIKSLVPTTALITGVAILESVGIAKALAAKNGYELDSNQELFGLGLANICGSFFSIYPTTGSFSRSAVNHESGAKTGLSGLVMGIIMGCALLFLTPVFEYIPQCALAAIVISAVIGLVDYDEAKFLWRVDKKDFLLWTITCMTTLLLGIEIGVLVGVGVSLAFVIHESANPHIAVLGRLPGTTIYRNTQQYPEAYTYNGIVIVRIDAPIYFANTSYIKDKLREYEIEKEESKGRGPEVSRIYFVILEMAPVTYIDSSAVQALKELHQEYKSRDIQLAISNPNRDVLLTLAKAGVVDLIGKEWYFVRVHDAVQICLQHVQRLTEFPKAQDFLAENKPSLFQRLLNQRKDEFFQPELESGVRESLLSKDTNPQLEPLMSKKT from the exons ATGTCCAAAATGGACAGAACATACGCATCTCCGAGCTTCCAAAACCTTACAGCAATAACGACTAATTCCTCCGATCATTTCGGTTCATCTTCATCTCCTTCTCCGACTTCGATATCAACCGGAGGCAGTCGGTCGGTGAAAATTATACCGTTAGAACATCCGTCCACTTCGGCTCCCGGTTCGGGTTCAGGTTCGGGTTCGGGTTCGGTTGTAGCGAAATGGAAGGCGAGAATGAAAAGAATGACATGGAAGGAATGGATAGAGCTATTTTTTCCATGTTATAGATGGATGAGCACGTATAAAGTGCGTGAATACTTACAACCTGATCTTATGGCTGGTATTACTGTTGGTGTCATGCTTGTTCCTCAG TCGATGTCCTACGCAAAGCTGGCTGGGCTTCAACCCATATATGGACTTT ATTCTGGTTTCATCCCTATATTTGTCTACACCATATTTGGGTCATCTCGTCAGCTTGCAATTGGTCCAGTTGCATTGACGTCCCTTCTAGTCTCAAATGTCTTGAGCAGCATAGTTGAACCATCAGACAAGTTATACACAGAGCTCGCTATACTATTAGCACTTATGGTTGGCATCTTGGAATGCACAATGGCATTGTTGCG GCTTGGATGGCTCATACGATTCATCAGCCACTCTGTGATTTCTGGTTTTACAACCGCCTCTGCTTTTGTCATTGCCTTGTCTGAAGCGAAGTATTTCTTGGGCTATGAAATAGAACGGAGTAGCAAAATTATACCTCTAGTCAAAAGTATAATTTCCGGAGCACATAAG TTCTCGTGGCCCCCATTTGTTATGGGCTCACTGATGCTAGCTATTCTTCTGACCATGAAGCACCTG GGAAAAACAAGGAAGTACTTGCGGTTTATGCGTGCAGCTGGTCCCCTCACAGCTGTTGTTCTGGGTACAGCTTTTGTGAAAATCTATCATCCACCTTCAATTTCGTTG GTGGGAGATATACCTCAAGGGCTGCCAAAATTTTCTGTACCAAAGCAATTCGGGCATATAAAGTCTTTGGTCCCTACGACAGCTCTTATTACTGGTGTTGCTATCCTG GAATCAGTGGGGATTGCTAAGGCACTGGCAGCAAAGAATGGATATGAGTTGGATTCTAATCAGGAG TTATTTGGTCTTGGGCTGGCCAACATTTGTGGCTCATTCTTTTCAATTTACCCTACGACAG GCTCTTTTTCTAGATCAGCTGTAAATCATGAAAGTGGAGCAAAAACTGGCTTGTCAGGGCTTGTTATGGGAATTATAATGGGATGTGCATTATTATTCTTGACTCCTGTATTTGAATACATACCTCAG TGTGCTTTGGCTGCGATTGTGATATCTGCTGTAATTGGACTG GTGGATTATGATGAGGCTAAATTTTTGTGGCGTGTTGACAAGAAAGATTTTCTGTTATGGACTATTACTTGCATGACAACCTTGCTTCTAGGCATAGAGATTGGTGTCCTTGTTGGG GTTGGTGTATCACTTGCTTTTGTTATCCATGAATCAGCAAATCCGCATATTG CTGTCTTGGGGCGTCTTCCTGGAACTACTATTTACAGAAATACTCAACAATACCCTGAAGCATATACATACAACGGGATTGTGATTGTTCGAATTGATGCGCCTATATACTTTGCCAACACAAGTTACATAAAAGACAA GTTACGAGAAtatgaaattgaaaaagaagaatCTAAAGGTCGCGGACCAGAAGTTTCAAGAATTTATTTTGTGATCCTTGAGATGGCCC CTGTTACGTATATAGACTCCAGTGCTGTTCAAGCTCTGAAAGAGCTCCATCAGGAATATAAATCACGAGACATTCAG CTAGCCATTTCCAATCCCAACCGCGATGTTCTACTGACCCTGGCTAAAGCTGGTGTGGTTGATCTGATCGGCAAGGAGTGGTACTTTGTCCGAGTCCATGATGCTGTTCAAATTTGTCTTCAGCATGTTCAGAGGTTAACTGAATTTCCAAAGGCACAAGACTTTTTGGCAGAAAACAAACCGAGCCTGTTCCAGCGACTACTCAATCAACGAAAAGACGAATTCTTTCAACCTGAACTCGAATCTGGTGTTCGAGAATCTCTTCTTTCCAAGGATACCAATCCTCAACTAGAGCCACTCATGTCAAAAAAGACTTGA